In Nothobranchius furzeri strain GRZ-AD chromosome 18, NfurGRZ-RIMD1, whole genome shotgun sequence, a single genomic region encodes these proteins:
- the rab3gap2 gene encoding rab3 GTPase-activating protein non-catalytic subunit has translation MSCSLFEFCRIQELRTVRDFLFQTQTAGPAAEQNQTENELSWDTSDWEAAWDEKKEEGSASAKTVEEETSGQSEPWLQDCVVSLSPCADLLVVAREQKAVFLSAKWCTDGSGREAMTLAVSWTGTLSAEEGECVNSVIAIPLASQKRSSTGRPDWTCVVVGFTSGYVRFYTENGVLLLAQLLHLDPVLRLKCRTYEIPRHPGVTEQHEELSILYPAALVTIDGFSLFQSLRACRNQVARAAAAGSDVVPPPPLAYKKWGLQEMDAIVDHSSVGVTTLCVFDQMKNASTLGGFSATVKGSPPAMSQFVTVGAGPFTGFYYAVEGSSQPLLSHVALAVASKLTSALFSAASGWLGWSKNRNKNEEEAAQKQKPKVEPATPLGIRFGLPDSRRHGESICLSPCNTLAGVTDDFGRVTLLDLARGIAIRMWKGYRDAQLGWLQVQEERGDREFSPSASLPRRHALFLIIYAPRRGILEVWAMQRGPRVGAFTVGKQCRLLFAGYRLMGVNSVTSQGWQLHTQQVCLLDPTTGALRSINIPFHLALSDKKNERAKDMHLLKRLTALVKSGDEDPETLESEAKSVLLEIKHPVIKKQALESLLSNEGTPVSCLTNITRALHDTLKQQAADEVEASLLQLCSSQLKLLQLFTDIQQLQLAENTEACSGNRDSLEGMGEELSRAEPALRRYANFNAKPSVSFAQDSPDTPLPAHTFLSLLECTEGGEVKVVRRSDAEWNQLGTFVFWGCLCGQSSIHKVCDTLEQAGLSPQQLLSLLLSVWLQREKEVLQKPAETVGNLHSLLVALSEMKGAVDESWDPQSVSPWWQQVRSACIQSHNAAAALLAASVAHRAAKAAIASRADSKLQSEWEAVSLELEQWAVCVRQLEDVLVLQTLLLVPPPQGAAGGAAAQCSIKTLLEGGTGGIADHVSKWVFRQNMSPERLKEILQKKETCEQEGAEETDESEDRTAELLVAVCQRFPHSLAPDLLFAHCCWEYVVQWNKDPEEAQRLSCAVEHLKLISSPHIQLGISTMMWSTFVVKRFSAAAYLVEKVGKAPKDRLCRRDVGMGDKAMTAFLSCCMQLLQILMEADSSTEDVPAPEPSVEEVWSGAEGPASIAELALDQRGVHFPLVQHHCLLASLLHAAMSFGVKVKPLSLFDSKGKNAFFRDLTTIQLMPSGDMDPGLVSQRQEFLFRVLTAWVQAIDGVSSSASAPPLPSAGPKADWWPSLCLELGSLLQVNPDILRRHLVCELYNQGLDLRAEEVMLEVEDKDVLGSQLLVLTGQRLSYSLLHNQDQTQAAMELLARLPPTLCTWLKAMDPSDLRCPLVSLPQTSRLVSRLIEMLPENHAQYTLALHLQEAVDVLTT, from the exons ATGTCCTGCAGCTTGTTTGAGTTTTGTAGGATCCAAGAACTCAGGACGGTTCGGGACTTCTTGTTTCAGACCCAAACAGCAGGACCGGCTGCGGAGCAGAATCAAACAG AAAACGAGCTGTCCTGGGACACCTCCGACTGGGAAGCAGCATGGGACGAGAAGAAAGAGGAAGGATCAGCTAGCGCCAAAACG gtggaggaggagaccTCGGGTCAGAGTGAACCCTGGCTGCAGGACTGCGTCGTGTCCCTGTCGCCCTGCGCCGACCTGCTGGTTGTGGCTCGAGAGCAGAAGGCCGTCTTTCTCTCAG CCAAATGGTGCACGGACGGAAGTGGCCGAGAGGCGATGACGCTGGCCGTGTCCTGGACCGGAACCCTCAGCGCCGAAGAGGG GGAGTGTGTGAACAGCGTTATTGCCATCCCTCTGGCCAGCCAGAAGAG GAGCTCCACTgggcggcctgattggacctgtgtGGTTGTGGGCTTCACGTCTGGCTATGTCCGCTTCTACACAGAG AACGGGGTTCTGCTCCTGGCCCAGTTGCTGCACCTGGACCCTGTACTGAGACTCAAATGCCGTACTTATGAGATTCCTCGCCACCCTGGAGTAACCGAGCAG CACGAGGAGCTCAGCATCCTGTACCCCGCTGCTCTGGTCACCATCGACGGCTTCAGCCTCTTCCAGTCGTTGCGCGCCTGCAGGAACCAGGTGGCCAGAG CTGCAGCAGCTGGTAGTGATGTGGTTCCTCCTCCCCCTTTGGCCTACAAGAAGTGGGGGCTGCAGGAGATGGACGCCATTGTGGACCACAGCAGTGTGG GCGTTACAACGCTGTGTGTTTTTGACCAAATGAAAAACGCCTCCACCCTGGGAGGCTTCAGCGCCACGGTGAAAGGCAGCCCTCCCGCCATGAGCCAGTTTGTCACGGTGGGAGCCGGACCGTTCACGGGCTTCTACTACGCTGTGGAG GGCAGCTCCCAGCCTCTCCTGTCCCACGTGGCTCTGGCTGTGGCCAGTAAACTCACCTCTGCCCTCTTCAGTGCTGCCAG TGGCTGGTTGGGTTGGAGCAAAAACAGAAATAAGAACGAAGAGGAAGCTGCTCAGAAACAGAAACCCAAAGTGGAGCCCGCAACCCCCTTAGGGATCAG ATTTGGTCTTCCGGACTCCCGGCGCCACGGAGAGTCCATATGTCTGTCTCCTTGCAACACGCTCGCTGGAGTGACGGATGACTTTGGTCGAGTGACGCTGTTGGACCTGGCCAGGGGCATCGCCATCCGCATGTGGAAAG GTTACAGAGACGCCCAGCTGGGCTGGCTGCAGGTTCAGGAGGAGCGTGGTGATCGGGAGTTCTCCCCGTCTGCCTCCCTTCCCAGACGTCACGCTTTGTTCCTCATCATCTACGCTCCTCGCAGAGGAATCCTGGAAGTGTGGGCCATGCAGCGGGGCCCTCGGGTCGGCGCTTTCACCGTGGGCAAGCAGTGCAG GTTGCTGTTTGCCGGCTACCGTCTGATGGGGGTGAACAGTGTGACCAGTCAGGGCTGGCAGCTCCACACGCAGCAGGTGTGTCTGCTGGATCCCACCACAGGAGCTCTGAGGAGCATCAACATTCCCTTCCACCTGGCTCTCAG TGACAAAAAAAACGAGCGGGCCAAGGACATGCACCTCTTAAAGAGGCTGACGGCTCTAGTGAAGAGCGGCGACGAGGATCCCG AAACTTTGGAGAGTGAAGCAAAAAGCGTCCTGTTGGAAATTAAACACCCGGTTATTAAGAAACAG GCTTTGGAGTCTCTGCTGTCAAACGAGGGCACGCCTGTCTCTTGTCTCACCAACATCACGAGGGCCTTACACGACACCTTAAAGCAGCAGG CTGCTGATGAAGTGGAGGCGTCGCTGCTGCAGCTCTGCTCCTCACAGCTGAAACTTCTTCAGCTCTTCACAGACATCCAGCAGCTGCAGCTGGCTGAAAACACCGAGGCCTGCTCTGGAAAT CGGGACTCCCTTGAAGGCATGGGGGAGGAGTTGTCGCGCGCTGAACCAGCCTTGCGGCGCTACGCTAACTTTAACGCCAAACCCAGCGTTTCCTTTGCTCAGGACTCTCCCGACACACCTTTACCTGCCCACACTTTCCTGTCCCTGCTGGAGTGTACAGAGGGAGGCGAGGTTAAGGTGGTCCGCAGGTCCGATGCAGAATGGAACCAGCTAG GAACTTTCGTGTTCTGGGGTTGTTTATGTGGTCAGAGCTCCATCCATAAAGTGTGTGACACACTGGAGCAGGCGGGCCTCAGTCCACAGCAGCTACTG TCTTTGCTGCTGAGCGTGTGGCTGCAGAGGGAGAAGGAGGTGCTGCAGAAACCTGCAGAAACCGTTGGAAACCTGCACTCACTGCTTGTTGCTCTTAGCGAAATGAAAG GGGCAGTTGACGAGTCCTGGGACCCGCAGTCCGTGTCCCCCTGGTGGCAGCAGGTCCGGTCCGCGTGCATCCAGTCTCACAACGCTGCTGCCGCGCTGCTGGCTGCTTCGGTTGCTCATCGTGCTGCCAAAGCCGCCATCGCAAGCAGAGCCGATAGCAAG TTGCAGTCGGAGTGGGAGGCGGTGTCGTTGGAGCTGGAGCAGTGGGCGGTGTGCGTTCGCCAGCTGGAGGATGTGCTGGTGCTGCAGACTCtactgctggtacctcctcctcAGGGAGCAGCAGGAGGCGCAGCAGCTCAGTGCTCCATTAAAACCCTACTGGAGGGAGGAACAG GCGGCATCGCAGACCATGTTTCCAAGTGGGTGTTCAGGCAAAACATGTCGCCAGAGCGGCtgaaggaaatcctccagaagaaGGAAACGTGTGAGCAGGAAGGAGCTGAGGAGACCGATGAGAGCGAAGACAGAACAGCGG AACTGTTGGTGGCGGTCTGTCAGCGGTTCCCACACTCCCTCGCTCCTGACTTGCTCTTTGCTCACTGCTGCTGGGAATATGTAGTGCAGTGGAACAAAGACCCAGAG GAGGCCCAGCGTTTATCCTGCGCTGTAGAACATCTAAAGCTCATCTCCAGTCCCCACATCCAGCTAG GTATTTCCACGATGATGTGGAGCACGTTCGTAGTCAAGCGTTTTTCAGCAGCAGCCTACCTCGTGGAGAAG gtgggGAAAGCTCCCAAAGATCGCTTATGTCGACGG GATGTCGGGATGGGAGACAAAGCCATGACGGCTTTCCTGAGCTGCTGCATGCAGCTGCTGCAGATCCTCATGGAG GCGGACTCCTCCACGGAGGACGTTCCAGCTCCGGAGCCGTCTGTGGAGGAAGTGTGGAGTGGAGCTGAGGGCCCCGCCTCCATCGCTGAGCTCGCCCTGGACCAGAGAGGCGTTCACTTCCCTCTGGTCCAGCACCACTGCCTGTTAGCGTCCCTGCTACATGCTGCCATGAGCTTCGGTGTCAAAGTCAAACCTCTCAGTCTGTTTGACAGCAAG GGTAAGAACGCCTTCTTCAGAGATCTGACCACCATCCAGCTGATGCCCAGTGGAGACATGGACCCCGGTTTAGTATCACAGCGTCAAGAG TTTCTCTTCCGGGTGCTGACTGCGTGGGTGCAGGCGATAGATGGCGTTTCCAGCTCCGCCTCCGCTCCGCCTCTGCCTTCTGCTGGGCCCAAAGCTGACTGGTGGCCCTCCTTGTGTCTGGAGCTGGGCTCCCTGCTGCAGGTCAACCCGGACATCCTGCGCCGACACCTCGTCTGCGAGCTCTACAACCAAGGCCTGGACCTGCGGGCGGAAGAG GTGATGCTAGAGGTAGAAGATAAGGATGTTCTTGGCTCCCAGCTCTTGGTTCTGACTGGACAGCGGCTCAGCTACTCTCTGCTCCACAACCAGGACCAGACCCAGGCTGCCATGGAGCTGCTGGCCCGCCTGCCCCCCACCCTCTGCACATGGCTGAAGGCTATG GACCCCAGCGACCTCAGGTGCCCGCTAGTCTCTCTGCCGCAGACCAGCCGCCTGGTGAGCCGTCTGATCGAGATGCTGCCGGAGAATCACGCCCAGTACACCCTGGCTTTGCACCTACAGGAAGCGGTGGACGTCCTCACCACTTAg